The Mucilaginibacter sp. PAMB04168 genome contains the following window.
TGGCGCCTTTGTATAAGCCATCCTGGTTAAAATAGCTTATCATGGTAAAGTAACGTGCAAAGCTGTTACCACCGCTAACCGTGGCTACATAGCGCTGTACCGGTGCAGCTTTTTTAATAAACTGATCAACAAAGTTGTTGTTCGGATAGGCTATCGGATCTGTTCCATTACGGTAAGCATCTAATGCAGCCTGGTTATATACAGGAGCTGCTCCGCTGTTTGCCTGCGCCTCGTTGTATAAAGAAGCATAGGTATAAGCATCCAATGGCCTGGTAAGGCTTAACGGTGTTTGCATACCTCCCTGTGCATCAAACGTAATACGGGTGCGTGTAGCTGAACCACGTTTGGTACGTACCGATATAATGCCATTAGCACCATACATACCGTACCAGGAAAGCGATGCTGCGTCCTTGAACACACTGATGCTTTCAACTTCGTTCAAATCCATATCGGTAAAGTTGCGCTGCACACCATCAACCAATATAATTGGTTGCTGGTTGCTGTTATATGAGGAGCGCCCGCGTACCAGAAACGTTGCCTCATCAGCACCGGGCCCAACATCAGTTTGCTGTATATACAAGCCAGCAAGGCGGCCCACCAGTACGTTGTTTAAAGTTGATGAAGGCAACTGTGGTAACTGGCTTCCCTTAACAGCACTTACCGTACCTGTTAACTGCCGCTTTTTACGAATGCCGAATGGTATATATACATCGTCGGCATCGCCAGCATCTATCAATGCGGGCTGGAGCACCACGTTGGCGTTTGATAACTCCGGGGCTATTTTGGTTATAGTTATGTATCCTGCGTATTGAAACACAATAACGTCGGTAGCTGTACCTTGAAAGGAAAAGCCACCATCGGCACCGGTTTGAACCGATGCTCCCGATTCTTGCTTGTAAACGTTTACGCCGGCCAGTGGCTGCCTGTTAGCGCCCAGCACTTTACCCGAAATGGTAAGCTGCTCATCAGGCCTTTGGGCCAGTACCATACCTGCCCAAAGCAAACAGCACAGTACCGAAAGAATATATTTGTATTTGGTTAAGCTCATAATGAATTTAGGGTTAAGAGAAATATTTCCCGACTGTTAGTTACGCTACCACCCGGTATTTTGCACCAGTTTGCCCTTACTCTTGTATATCTCGGTGCGTGGTATGGGGTAGCGGTGCATATAATCCCTGAATACTTTTTGGTAGTTGGAACCTAAAAGCACCTTGCTGTAGGTAAAACTGCCGTTAGCATTTTTTATCACGTTCATTCCATAAACCGGCTGGGCCACAATCTCGGGGCCTTTTTTCCAGCGCATGATGTCATACCAGCGATGATCTTCAAAGGCTAGTTCAACGGCACGCTCATTACGGATACGTTCGCGCATTTGATCTTTAGTTAGGCCGAGGGGCAAGGGTGGCATGTTTACATCGCCTCGTGCCCTTATCTGGTTTATGGCATCATACACACTGGCATCCGGACCAACTGCTTCATTTTGTGCCTCGGCATAATTGAGCAATACCTCCGCATATCTAAAAAACAGAAAGTTCAGGTAAGTGGCACCTGCTACACGGTTAATGTAAACCTCGGGCCAGTATTTGCGGCAATAGTAGCGGGTAGCAGTATAAATTATGTTGTTGGCATTGTAATCTTTGCCGTAGGTTACGGTACCGTTAGCATTGTTTTGCGACCACATCTCTATTTTGCGAGACTGATAATTTTCATCGTTATAAATAACGTTCCAGGTTAAACGCGGATCGCGGTTAGCGTAAGGCCGCTGCTGGTCATATCCTGAGGTGGGATCTGCTATGGCCTTGCCATTGGTCATTTCATACAAATCCACATGGTTTTGGGTAGGGTTCATCTGCCCGTTGGCTCCGCCCGAACCTGGGGATTGTGCAAAGTCGATGATTTTACCGTCCGTATTAACACGGGTCGATCTAACCTTCATCATGATATACTCGGTTGATGAGGTTACATTTAAAATGTCTTTGTAGGTAGGTTGTAATGAGTAAGTGCCTAAATCCATAACCGCTTTAGCGGCTGCGGCAGCTTGTGCCCATTTAGATAAATCATTACTTTCATTATTCAAAGCGCTGGCCGCATACAACAGTACTCTTGCCTTCAGCGCTTTGGCAGCACCGATTGTAGCGCGGCCGTTCTCGGCAAGGGGCAAATCTTCTGCCCGAGGCAATTGTGTTTCGGCTTTCTCCAGATCGGCCATGATGAACTTTACACAATCATTGTAGCTTGCACGTGGCAGGTCAATATCTTCATTAACGCCATAAACGCGATCTATAATCGGCACACCGCCAAACCTTTTAATAAGTTCGAAATAAAAAAATGCCCGTAGAAAACGTGTTTCACCCTCTATACGTGCCGGGTTTTGAATGCTTGTCCAGGGCACGGTGGCCATTTTAGAAAGCATCATGTTGGTAATGGCAATCCCTTGGTACTCCCTGTCCCAAACGTTCACAATATCATTCAGCGAGGCTACCCTTTCTGAATGATCATGAAAAAGCCCTTGGTTCAGATAAAGCACTGAGCGGTCGAGGTTACCGGATACGGCCTCGTCTGAGGCCTGCGATGTGGTACCGCGGTGGTCGTCAAAGCGCACATAATCGTCCACCAGGTAAGCGTAGGCGCTAATGGCATATTGTGATGCCAGTACCGGATCTGTAAACACGGCATCTTCAGGTAGGGTTACACCCGGGGTGCGGTCTAAAAAGTCTTTACTGCATGAGGTGAGCAGTAAAGCGGTGCATATGATAGTGTATAATTTAAAAGCTTTCATAACAAGTTTAAAATTGGAGGTTAACACCAAAATTGTAGATGCGTGATGACGGGTAAAGCGATTGCTTAGAGAAGCTCGTGTTAGAAAGGTTCACATTCTCCGGATCTACATACATTTTAAATTTGGTCCAGGTGTGCAGGTTTTGACCGTTGGCAAATACCCTTATGGACGCTACTTTTAATGCCTTAACCCAGCGCGAAGGCAACATCCAGGCTAACTCAGCGTTACGAATTTTGAGGTAAGCCGCGTTTTGCAGCACAAAATCATTAAGCTGGTAGTTGGGGTACGTGCTCGAACGTGAGTGTATAGCAGGCCATGTTGCACTGGCCGCGGTTTGTGGCGTCCACCTGTCTAGCATGAATTCATACATCTGCTGGCCATTGTTTTGCTCAGACAAAAAAACATCCGAACTTACATTGGCTACCCCCTGAAACAGGATGGATAATGAGATATTATTCCATGATGCACGTGGTGTAAAACTGTAAGTATACTCGGGTATGCGCGAATAACCTATCGCTACGCGGTCATCCGTGTTAATTACATTGTCGCCATTAACGTCAACATATTTCAAATCGCCGGGGATGGATTTAGTTGTAAAACTTACTAAAGGCGAGTTGGCTATATCCTGTTCAGAGGTAAAGAATCCGTTGGTTTTATAACCAAAGAACTGGCCAACCCTTTTACCTTGCTGCTTTTGGTAGTCGGGCGCACCAATTGGCTCATCGGCATTGTCAATACGGTTGCGTGCAAATGATAGCTGGGTATTAATGCCCAATGTTAGCTTACCAATTTTGTGTTGATAGTCAACTTCGGCCTCGTAACCTTTATTGTATACTTCACCTACGTTAAGCGATGGGTATAAGTGCCCAAATGCTAATAAGCCCGAACGCCTGTCGGTTAAGATATCCGAACGCTTTTCGTCAAAGAAATCCACATTTACTTTCAAGCGATGATTAAAAAACTCACTCTCAAAACCGATGTTCCTTTTAATACCGGTCTCCCAGGTAATATCTGGGTTGCCTAACCCGTTAAGGGTTGAGGTATTTGGCAGATAAACTATTTGGTTGTTGGTTGGCGCAGTTACCTGGCCAAACTGTATACCGTTGGTGGTAATAGCGTAATTGGTAAGGAATAAGAAGCGCTGATCGAGTTGATCATTACCCACTTTACCGTAACTTCCTCTAATCTTCAAAAAGTCCAGCCATTCTACATTTTTCAGGAAGCTTTCTTTAGAGATAGTCCACCCGGCCGATATTGCCGGAAAGAAACCATACTGTTTTCCTTTGGCAAAGTTTTCAGAACCATTGTAACCAGCATCAGCTTCAAAGAAATATTTTTCGCGAAAGTTGTAGGTAATACGGCCTAATACGCCCTGAGCGGCACGTGGCGGTATGGTGTATTGTGTAGTGCCCTCACCTTTTATGAGCTGGCGGGTGCCTAACAATAACCCGCTTACGTTATGATCATTACCGAAACTGCGGTTGTAATTAAACCCTGTTTGGATATTGGTACGCAATGTACCGCCGCTTTCAGATATCAGTGTACTCAAAGGCTCATCGCGCGGCCTATCGCTCGATAGCGTTATTGCACCTGTTTGCCTATCGTAAGTATAGGCGGCCCAAACGGCATTACGGCGGGTGGCGCTGGTGTAATAGGAGTCGTAACCAAAATTGGTAGTAAAGGTTAGTCCTTTAGTTATGGCATCCAGTTTCCAGTTAAGGTTAAAGGTACTTTCAACCGTGTTATTATCATCGTTACGAGTACCCCAGCGGGTAATTACAGCCAGTGGATTCCAGATATTGGTACCCACTTCGGAGTTTTGCGCAATGCGACCATCGGGCAACATAACCGGATAGGCAAATGACGGCGTTTGTAAAATACGCGAAATCATACCTTCCAGGTTATCGTACGAGAAATTGCCCGATGAAGCGCGCAAACCCGCCGGCTGATAGCGGCGCTCCATACGTCCGCCAAGTTTAACGCTTACCGTTAAACTTTTGCTCAGGTTTATATCAACGTTGCTCCTGAAATTATAACGGTTATAATCGGGTTGTGAGTTGATGCCAAAAGGCGAATCGAACTTTTTGAAGATACCACCCTGATATAAATAGCCGGCAGAAACAGCGTATCTGATCACATTGGTACCGCCGCTAATGTTTACGTTATGCTGCGTTTGCGGGTAATATTTGCGCGTGAGGTAATCAAACCAGTTTACATCCGGATAACCTAAGGGATCTGAACCATCCTTAAACTTTTGCAGCTCAGTATCGGTCCAGCGTGGTGCAACGCCATCATTACGCATGCCCTCGTTCATGAGGTAAGCATTATCATAGGCGCTTAACGCCTTAGGAATACCGGTATAGCTTTGCAAACTGAAGTTACCGGTATAGCTTACTTTGGGTTTACCTATACGGCCCACCTTTGTGGTAACTACAATTACACCGTTGGCACCACGTATACCATAAATGGCCGTTGAAGCGGCATCTTTTAGTATACTGATGTTTTCAATCTCGTTAGGGTCAATGTCGCCAAAATTGGGGCGCTCAATACCATCAACCACCACAATAGCACCTGAGTTGTTGTAAGTGGACTGCCCGCGTACGTTAAGTACGGCACCATCTGCACCTGGCTGCCCGCTGCGCTGCACAGCGGTAACACCCGTTACCCGACCAACCAGGCTATTGGTAGTATTAGCTGTTGGCGACTGCAAAATTTCGCGCCCGCTAACGGTACTTACTGCCGCTGTTAATGATGATTTCTTTTGTTGCTGGTTAAAGCCCAACACTACCACCTCATTAAGACCGGTAGCATTATCGCCCATGGTAACATCAATTCGGGTTCTGCCTGCAATGGCAACTTCTTGTGTACCAAAGCCAATAAAACTGAATATCAGCGTAGCGTTGGCATTAGGCACCCTGATGCTATAGTTGCCGGTAGCCAGTGAAGTAGTACCCGATTGCGAATCTTTGATGCGCACGCTTACGCCGGGCAGCGCCTCGCCTTTTGAATCTTTTACGGTACCGGTTACCGTTATGGCCTGTTGAGCAAACGAGTTTAAACCTGAGCAAAGTACAATACCTGTTATTAGGATAGTTACTATTGCTTTGAGCTTGCTAAAAAAACTGTTCCCAACAGACGCTTTTACAGAGTAAAATTTGTCCATACAGTGGTTTTTGGTTAAGTGGTTTTTATGAATTTGCCAAAGGCTGATTGACCGGGCACACATGCCGGGTGCATAGGTAAGGCAGGCGTATACAACACGAAGTTGCCTTTGCCCTGGTGAAGGTAAAAGTCTCTCATCTCAAAAATTAGTTAAATTGGTTAGGCAAATATGTTGCGATTTTACATGGACAGGGGGCGTCAAATTTCCTTAAATAGGGGTAAAATCTTCGCCATAAAGCAAAAATCGGCTTATTTTAAACTTTACCGATACGGGTTTGCGAATTATAACGTGTTAGTTGGCAGCTTCGGGGGCATGCTTAGACAGGTACTCTGATGGCGACAAGTTGAATTGCTTTTTAAACTCTTTACTAAAGTACTTCCGGTCGTTAAAACCAACGGCAAAAGCTACCTCAGCAATTGAGAGTTTGTTTTCGTCAAAATACTGAGCGGCCTTCTTAAGGCGAATGAACTTTATAAAATCGGCCACAGAAAGATTGGTTAAAGCCTGTACTTTTTTGTAGAGTACATTTTTGCTCATGCCTATTTCATCAATCAGTTCCGCTACCCCAAAACCAGCATCATCCAAGTGCTTTTCAATAACACTCATGAGCCTGGCTAAAAACTTATCATCTGGGGATACGAGTGTTGTTTTTTGTGGCTGCAATAGCAACTCCCGGCTAAACCTTTGTCTTATAGCCTGCTTGGATGCCAAAATGTTGCTCACCTGTAACTGCAGCAGTTGCAAGCTGAAAGGTTTAGTAATATAGGCATCGGCGCCATGTTCAAAACCGCTTAACTGATGCACATAGTTTGCCCGGGCCGTAAGCATAATTACGGGAACATGATTCAACCGTTCATCGCTCTTTACCTGCCTGCAAAACTCTGTGCCATCCATTTCGGGCATCATCACATCAGTAATTATCAAATCGGGCAAATACTCAAGTGCAGTCGTCAACCCTTCAACTCCATGCATTGCTCCTATTACCCGGTATTGGCTTTCGAGCGATTCGGTTATAAACTTTCGTACTTCATCATTATCTTCTACCACTAAAATGGTATAAGCCCTTTCAACGGTTAAAGCATTACTGTGATTCTCGGTTATATTGTCAACTTCTGTATGTAAATAATATTGGGCTGCATCTTCACCGCTGGCATCATGTTCTATAATGGCACCAGCATTCAGGTGTTGCGTTCCTTTTTGAAGAGAAACAATAAACTCAGTTTCGCCCGCAGCAGTGGCAGTGGCCATTTTGCTGCGTACATCAATTTCTCCTTTATGTAACTCAACAATGTTTTTGGAAAGCGCCAAACCAATACCAGTTCCTATCGGATGATTTTGGCCATCCTCTACCTGGAAAAAGTTCTGAAAAAGGTTTTGCTGACCATTTTCTGGAATACCCCTGCCGTTATCTTTTACACTGATCTCAATCCAGCCCTCGTTTGCACTACTTTGCTGTATAGTTAAGGTAATACAGCCTCCGTTAGGTGTAAACTTAAAAGCGTTGGAAAGCAGGTTAAAGAATACCTTTTCTAACTGGTCTTTGTCGAAATAAATTTCTTGATGGTGATAGACCGAAGAAAATTTATAATTGATGTCTTTGCTAATGGCCAGGTTCTGAAACGAAAGGAAGATTTCTTCTACAAACTTTACAATATCGTTTTCGGCATAGTACATTTTTAGGTGGCCGGCTTCTGCCTTTCTAAAATCGAGTAACTCCGTAACTAAGCGCAGCAGGCGGTCAGCATTGTTTTTTACGGTACCAATCTGCCTGTAAAGGGTGAAGTTTTCCCGCGTGCTTTCCATTAGCTTTTCCAGCGGACCTAAAATGAGCGTTAGTGGTGTACGTATTTCGTGCGATATATTGGTAAAAAAGTTCAGTTTCAGTTGGTAAAGCTCCTGCTGCCGTTCGTTGTGCAGGTGTTCGTGATACAGATCCCGCTCCAGGCGAGCCTGTACTTTAAAAAACCTGATGATAACATACAGAACAAGGAAAAAGGTTATTGCATACAAAGCATAAGCCCACCAGGTGAGCCAAAACGGAGGCAATACTTTAATGTTAAGCACCGTTGGCTCATCGTTCCATAAACCATCGTTATTGGACGCTTTTACTTTAAACACATAATTGCCCGGATCTAAATTGGTGTAGCTGGCGCTATGCTGCGCACCCACGTAATGCCAATCATCGCTACTTTTTAATCCTTCAAGCTTATAGGCATACTGGTTATTTTCAGGATTATTAAAGTTTAATGCAGCAAAATCAAGCGTAATATAGCCCTGATTGTATTGAAGTGTAAGATTTCGCGTTTCCGTTATCGCTTCTTTTAAGGGTGAATCTTCGTCATTAATTGCCACCGGCTTATTTTTGATCGACAATCGGGTTAGCACCACCTGTGGTTTATGGCTATTTTTAAGCAAGCTTTGGGGATTGAAGATAGTTAGACCGTTAATGCCTCCAAAAAGCAGTTCGCCATTTTTAGTTTTGAGCCCCGAGTTGGTTAAAAACTGGTTGCTGGCAAGGCCATCATTGGCCGTGAACTGAGTGATGTGTGTATTACGGCTGGTAAAGGGAAATTGATGATTGCTGAAGCGTATTCTGAACAAGCCGTCGTCAGTACTTACCCATAGTTTACCTGTGTTATCTGCCACAATGGTGTGTATTACATCATCCGTAACACCCAACTTAGTGTTGACATTGTAAAACCGGCCCGATTTTTCATCAAAGCAATTGAGGCCTCCACCCTC
Protein-coding sequences here:
- a CDS encoding TonB-dependent receptor, with translation MDKFYSVKASVGNSFFSKLKAIVTILITGIVLCSGLNSFAQQAITVTGTVKDSKGEALPGVSVRIKDSQSGTTSLATGNYSIRVPNANATLIFSFIGFGTQEVAIAGRTRIDVTMGDNATGLNEVVVLGFNQQQKKSSLTAAVSTVSGREILQSPTANTTNSLVGRVTGVTAVQRSGQPGADGAVLNVRGQSTYNNSGAIVVVDGIERPNFGDIDPNEIENISILKDAASTAIYGIRGANGVIVVTTKVGRIGKPKVSYTGNFSLQSYTGIPKALSAYDNAYLMNEGMRNDGVAPRWTDTELQKFKDGSDPLGYPDVNWFDYLTRKYYPQTQHNVNISGGTNVIRYAVSAGYLYQGGIFKKFDSPFGINSQPDYNRYNFRSNVDINLSKSLTVSVKLGGRMERRYQPAGLRASSGNFSYDNLEGMISRILQTPSFAYPVMLPDGRIAQNSEVGTNIWNPLAVITRWGTRNDDNNTVESTFNLNWKLDAITKGLTFTTNFGYDSYYTSATRRNAVWAAYTYDRQTGAITLSSDRPRDEPLSTLISESGGTLRTNIQTGFNYNRSFGNDHNVSGLLLGTRQLIKGEGTTQYTIPPRAAQGVLGRITYNFREKYFFEADAGYNGSENFAKGKQYGFFPAISAGWTISKESFLKNVEWLDFLKIRGSYGKVGNDQLDQRFLFLTNYAITTNGIQFGQVTAPTNNQIVYLPNTSTLNGLGNPDITWETGIKRNIGFESEFFNHRLKVNVDFFDEKRSDILTDRRSGLLAFGHLYPSLNVGEVYNKGYEAEVDYQHKIGKLTLGINTQLSFARNRIDNADEPIGAPDYQKQQGKRVGQFFGYKTNGFFTSEQDIANSPLVSFTTKSIPGDLKYVDVNGDNVINTDDRVAIGYSRIPEYTYSFTPRASWNNISLSILFQGVANVSSDVFLSEQNNGQQMYEFMLDRWTPQTAASATWPAIHSRSSTYPNYQLNDFVLQNAAYLKIRNAELAWMLPSRWVKALKVASIRVFANGQNLHTWTKFKMYVDPENVNLSNTSFSKQSLYPSSRIYNFGVNLQF
- a CDS encoding RagB/SusD family nutrient uptake outer membrane protein, giving the protein MKAFKLYTIICTALLLTSCSKDFLDRTPGVTLPEDAVFTDPVLASQYAISAYAYLVDDYVRFDDHRGTTSQASDEAVSGNLDRSVLYLNQGLFHDHSERVASLNDIVNVWDREYQGIAITNMMLSKMATVPWTSIQNPARIEGETRFLRAFFYFELIKRFGGVPIIDRVYGVNEDIDLPRASYNDCVKFIMADLEKAETQLPRAEDLPLAENGRATIGAAKALKARVLLYAASALNNESNDLSKWAQAAAAAKAVMDLGTYSLQPTYKDILNVTSSTEYIMMKVRSTRVNTDGKIIDFAQSPGSGGANGQMNPTQNHVDLYEMTNGKAIADPTSGYDQQRPYANRDPRLTWNVIYNDENYQSRKIEMWSQNNANGTVTYGKDYNANNIIYTATRYYCRKYWPEVYINRVAGATYLNFLFFRYAEVLLNYAEAQNEAVGPDASVYDAINQIRARGDVNMPPLPLGLTKDQMRERIRNERAVELAFEDHRWYDIMRWKKGPEIVAQPVYGMNVIKNANGSFTYSKVLLGSNYQKVFRDYMHRYPIPRTEIYKSKGKLVQNTGW
- a CDS encoding two-component regulator propeller domain-containing protein encodes the protein MSGFMQRKHTFYILVIFFLFQFAATLAQQPLRFNHLSFKEGLIQSPVATLFQDDRNFVWIGNWKGLTRYNGYEFTTFKHQENNPESLSNNRVNAICQDKKKRLWVATSNGLNIYDPKTEKFKHIGILNIKGGRNYISSVIQDHNRNIWIATFGGVKQVDTATLKIEDVAAFKGDGHSDINSGITFTLFQDRSSVIWIGTRQGVKRFNPQIKAIVPLPPCLANNTELSQSKVLVIRQDRQNNIWFGTETSGLFVYNPATGNCHQYKHDDQNARSLQSDWIKALLIRNDNTIWVGTRRGLSIFHPESEKFDNYTHDPANASSLNDHTIWSFLQDNAGGVWIGTFAGGINISYPGNNNFTNIGERVGNEAGLNHPVVNAILEDTGHKLWIGTYGGGLNLVNRETGSHIYYSVKNTRQGNSSNGVKCLAQDKQGNLWIGTLDGLCKFNKQTKAVTYFKFAIHEGKLSENLINAVLPDKDGVWAGTNGGGLQFLKPDGSYTTLTHQESDKHSLSDNFVTALLYDEKGNLWIGTQSGLNYYNKAQKRITACYKRKGPFAISHNTVTCLFYDSKKRLWVGTEGGGLNCFDEKSGRFYNVNTKLGVTDDVIHTIVADNTGKLWVSTDDGLFRIRFSNHQFPFTSRNTHITQFTANDGLASNQFLTNSGLKTKNGELLFGGINGLTIFNPQSLLKNSHKPQVVLTRLSIKNKPVAINDEDSPLKEAITETRNLTLQYNQGYITLDFAALNFNNPENNQYAYKLEGLKSSDDWHYVGAQHSASYTNLDPGNYVFKVKASNNDGLWNDEPTVLNIKVLPPFWLTWWAYALYAITFFLVLYVIIRFFKVQARLERDLYHEHLHNERQQELYQLKLNFFTNISHEIRTPLTLILGPLEKLMESTRENFTLYRQIGTVKNNADRLLRLVTELLDFRKAEAGHLKMYYAENDIVKFVEEIFLSFQNLAISKDINYKFSSVYHHQEIYFDKDQLEKVFFNLLSNAFKFTPNGGCITLTIQQSSANEGWIEISVKDNGRGIPENGQQNLFQNFFQVEDGQNHPIGTGIGLALSKNIVELHKGEIDVRSKMATATAAGETEFIVSLQKGTQHLNAGAIIEHDASGEDAAQYYLHTEVDNITENHSNALTVERAYTILVVEDNDEVRKFITESLESQYRVIGAMHGVEGLTTALEYLPDLIITDVMMPEMDGTEFCRQVKSDERLNHVPVIMLTARANYVHQLSGFEHGADAYITKPFSLQLLQLQVSNILASKQAIRQRFSRELLLQPQKTTLVSPDDKFLARLMSVIEKHLDDAGFGVAELIDEIGMSKNVLYKKVQALTNLSVADFIKFIRLKKAAQYFDENKLSIAEVAFAVGFNDRKYFSKEFKKQFNLSPSEYLSKHAPEAAN